TCTCGGTGAGGAAATGGAATCCGTTGCGGTGGAACTGGCCGTCACCGAGCTTGCCGGGCTGTTTACCGGACCGCTTAATCCCTCGACGCCGCGCTTCACGCTGATCTTTAAAAGAACGGCCTTCTACAACGACGAGCCCTATGACGCGGTATGGGTGCGAAGCGCCACGGCACGAGACGGGACGACGCCAAAGGACCCGGACCTGGCCAACAATCTTAAAGAACGTGCCGCGCTCTATACGCTGGGCCTCCTGATCGCAAAGAACTATAAAAACCGGATATTCTTCGACGTGTACGCGGAGGGGCAGAAGCCCAGCGAGTACCTTGTTTCGAAAATGACCGACGAACGCATCGAGGTTCCGCCTCTGCGCGAGCTGCGCGCCTCGCTGGGATACAATTTCTTCGCCGGCGCCGCCGCGCCGCTGTCAACATTCAGGCTATTGCTTTCCGGCGGCGCGAGCCGCTATTGGGACGCGGCCGCTCCGCTGCATCGCGAGCGCGGCCAAAAGTATATACTCTATGGCGGCTTCGCCTCGCTGAAGCTCGAGGCCCCCTGGATCGGCATCGAGCTTCGCGCCTCTTACAGCCACTCGGTGGAGCTTCGGCGACTCGTGGAGTGCGCCGAAAAGGCCGTGCTTGAGGGAAGCTTTTACGCGCGCGTTTAGCTATATTGAAGCTGCAATGAAACGGGGAAGCCCGATACTTCCGGTTATGGATGATTCAGGTCGGTAAAGTAATGCGGATGAAAGGCAAAGGATTATACGGGATGCTGCCGCGTTTCGCGCCGGGGGCGGCGGTGCTGCTCCTGGCGGGATGTTCGTACACCATGGATTATATAGAGGGCGCCATCACCGCTCGCTCGTCGTTCTCGATCGAGGCGGAGTATTCGGGTGGAGTGGTGACCATACGCTGGGACGAGGGCCCGGGTGTCAGCTCGTTCGCGGGTTTCGAGATATACATGACCCGCGATGAATACGACGATTACGACCTGCTTGCCAGCCGGTTCGAAAATGAAAGCGGCTTTGGCGAAGACGGCACCTACAAGAACCTTGACAGCTCCTCGACCAGGGATTACTCGTACACCCCCCCGGCTCCCGGCATCTATTTTTATCGCGTGGGAATAATAGAATGGGATGATGATGATGATAAAATGGTCGATCGATACGGTTCAGACTACTTCGATGACCCGGTAGCGTACAACGCGGAAACATCCATCAAAAAAATCAGCGGCTACCGGATGGTGACCGCGTACTGAGTCCCTGCGGGTTCACCATTTCGAAAATCCGAGCATCCACGGCCTTATCGCTCAACCATCACCGAGTCTATGAACGCGTCGGTGGCGTCAAGCGTGGCGAACTCGGTCGCCGCCGCGTCCGGCTTCCGGCTTGCGGCGAATACATCGTCGTAGGCCCCGTCCACCTGTGCGTTCACGAACAGGTACAGAGTGCCGTTACCGCTATCGACGGCACCGGGCAGGATAGCGAAGAACGCGAGCGCTGCGGCGAGCGCCGCGCCCGAGAAAGCGCCCGCGAATGCACGGAAGCGCACGGTCTTTCTCCTGCGGGCGAGCACCCTGCCCGCGATCTCGTAATTCCAGCCGTCGTCGTTCAACCTGCGCCGTATTTCCGCGCCCATGATCGCGTCCGCCTTCGTGTCATTCATGTCAACTCACCTCCCTTCATGGATCTCGCAAGCATCTCGCGCCCCCGCGATAGCCTGGATTTCACCGTTCCGCGGCGAATCGAGAGCTGCGTTGCAATTTCGGCCTCACCGTGGCCGGAAGCCGAAAGCTCGAGCACCGCGCGGAGCTTCTCCGGCAGGGCCCGTATGGAATCCTTCATCCTGCCGATCTCGTCCTGCTCCAGGATTCCCCGCGTAAAATCATCCGGCTCGCGATGGTCGACCGCGGCGCGGACGCGTTCACGCTTTTGCTCTTCGCGCGAGAGGCGCTCGCTCATGCGCAGCGATTCGTTTCGCGCTATCGTATAGAGCCAGGTGGAGAGCCTGGAATCGTGCCTGAACGAATCCTTGCTCAGGGCACGATAGGCGCGAAGGTAGGTCTCCTGCGCCACATCGTCGATGGCACCGTAAAAGCGCGCGGAGAGGTGCTTTTCGATCGCCGAAAGCACCACTCCCTTTGTCTCGCGTACCATCTCACCGAACTCCCGTTCAGTCATTACCAGATTCTCCGCCGCGTCCCGTCAGTCTTGATTCACAGTATAGCATTCATCAATGAGAATGGCAAGCCACCGCCGCGGGAATAGACCCCTCCCGCGGCGACGAAGGCCGTGTCCCTTACCTCATCTTGCTTTCACAAGGGCAGTCCGCTTTCGAACCCATGCCCCGCTTCTCGGACCGCAGCCTGGTCTTCTGCTCCTTCGTCAGGAGCTTCTCTATGTCAAGACGGTGCTGAATGCGCAGAACGCGCGTTTCCACCTGCAGATCGGCGAGTTCCTTGAGCACCTTGCGCGCCGCGCCGATATCAACCGCGTCCTCCAGGAGCAGCTTTTTGAGCTCGATGTGTTTCGGCGATATCTTTTCCCGGTAGTCGAGGAAGCGCTTCTTGTACTCCAGGTTGATCGCGGCGATCTTGTTCACCTGGTCGTCGCTGAGTCCCAGCGTGGTCTTCATTTGCGCGGGGTCCCCGTAGAAGGGTCCGCATCCATCGACCATACAGCCGTGGCCCTTCATATCCTTGTGATGCATTCCGCCATGACCGCCGCGATCGCCTTTCTGCGCATAGAGGGACTGTCCCCCCGCCAGAAACAGCGCGAGAGCCACCGCCGTTACGAGTTTACTTTTTGTCATTTTGAACGTCCTCCCTGCTTAGTATACCGCTTTGACCCGCGTTTTCGCGTGTTGGTTCCATTCTCTCCATTTTTCCTTGACTTTTGCACCGCCGTCGGTAAACCGTGGTATCCCGAACGGCGCGCAATGCCTGCCGGGAAACCCTCGCATATAACGGTTGCCCTATGGAACAAAAACTCGAAGCAATCCGCGCCGCCGCGACACAACAGATATCCGCGGCCCCATCAATCGACGAACTGGAAGCGATTCGCGTAAGGGTACTCGGCCGCAAGGGCGAGCTCACCGCCATCCTGCGCACCCTTGGCGAGCTCTCGCCCGAGGAACGCTCGCGTGTGGGCCAGACATCCAACCGGATCAAGGCC
This genomic stretch from Spirochaetota bacterium harbors:
- a CDS encoding sigma-70 family RNA polymerase sigma factor, whose translation is MTEREFGEMVRETKGVVLSAIEKHLSARFYGAIDDVAQETYLRAYRALSKDSFRHDSRLSTWLYTIARNESLRMSERLSREEQKRERVRAAVDHREPDDFTRGILEQDEIGRMKDSIRALPEKLRAVLELSASGHGEAEIATQLSIRRGTVKSRLSRGREMLARSMKGGELT
- a CDS encoding Spy/CpxP family protein refolding chaperone: MTKSKLVTAVALALFLAGGQSLYAQKGDRGGHGGMHHKDMKGHGCMVDGCGPFYGDPAQMKTTLGLSDDQVNKIAAINLEYKKRFLDYREKISPKHIELKKLLLEDAVDIGAARKVLKELADLQVETRVLRIQHRLDIEKLLTKEQKTRLRSEKRGMGSKADCPCESKMR